Proteins from a genomic interval of Papaver somniferum cultivar HN1 chromosome 4, ASM357369v1, whole genome shotgun sequence:
- the LOC113272192 gene encoding geraniol 8-hydroxylase-like: MAELLHNPSKITNAQQELSDILREPTNGGIRYRSTTLLQAIVKETLRLHPPIPFLVPHKAESNVEIHDVIVPKGRRICPGLPLAHRMVHLILGLLLQSFYWKLEDGLKPEDLDMEEEFGFTLAKATGLRAIPVIRL, translated from the exons ATGGCGGAATTACTTCATAACCCATCCAAGATAACAAATGCTCAACAGGAGCTTTCAGACATTTTAAGGGAACCGACTAATGGAGGAATCAGATATCGGTCAACTACCTTATTGCAAGCAATTGTCAAAGAAACGTTGCGACTTCATCCACCAATTCCGTTTTTAGTTCCTCATAAAGCAGAGAGCAACGTTGAAATTCATGATGTCATTGTCCCTAAAG GTCGTCGAATATGCCCCGGTTTACCACTAGCACATAGGATGGTACACTTAATTTTGGGTTTGCTTCTACAATCATTTTACTGGAAACTTGAAGATGGGTTGAAACCAGAGGATTTGGATATGGAGGAAGAATTTGGGTTTACTTTAGCAAAGGCTACTGGTCTTCGAGCTATTCCGGTTATTAGGTTATGA